ATCTGCTCTCTGAATACGGCTACAGCCTGCGCAATATCATAGCCATTCTTGATCCACAATCCGCTTCTCGACGAGCGCCAGCTGTTGTTGCTGAGAAGAGCAACCGCAAGCCGCGTCAGACCAAGGTTTACAAGAATCCCCACTCCGGTGAGCTCGTGGAAACCAAGGGTGGTAACCATAAGACCCTGAAAGAGTGGAAAAGCCAGTACGGTTCTGACGAGGTTGAAAGCTGGCTGGCTAAGTAAATCCTCGACTATGAGAAAGGGCCTGGTCATGGCCCTTTTTTTGTACAACAACAGTGGTCACTGTCTTTACCCGGACTGTCTGTCACCGCCATCCCCACATCCCAAATCTCCCCGAGCTCCCTGCCCGCTTTAAGGCCAGCGTACTAAGTCCAGCTCCTTGATCCGAATGGCCATAGCCGAATCTGAGACCCCAAATTGCTGGGCCAAGGACACTAGGTTCCTGTTGTTGAAACGGGTGCACCGCGCCAGCGCCAGCTCACGTTCCTTCGATTCTTTTGGAGCGTAGAGCAGTCGATCTGGATTGATGGGATCGAGGTGATAGGCAATCACGTCGCTGAAGCGCAATTGCCCGCTGCAGCAGAACATGAATTCAAACCGCTCTCGGACGAGCTTCTGAGGCATGAGGAAACAAGCAGCGAAGCGATCCGCTTGCCTCTCTGCGGGTGGACGCGGTATCTGCAACGGGCTCCCATCAAAGGCTCGATCACGATGCATGACGGTATTTTCGTGAAGCACGAGATGGCCGATCTCATGGGCTCCAGTAAAGAGTTGGACTTT
The genomic region above belongs to Pseudomonas poae and contains:
- a CDS encoding DNA binding protein, producing MEFEKKLRDLLSEYGYSLRNIIAILDPQSASRRAPAVVAEKSNRKPRQTKVYKNPHSGELVETKGGNHKTLKEWKSQYGSDEVESWLAK
- a CDS encoding ImmA/IrrE family metallo-endopeptidase: MNDAYIEKAATDLLMQIYRDRRYLWPDQDVIPMMMRSPSIAALVCGYDFQVHPTLGDTQFNRHNTGTRIAGLIDRQSIKIAVATEFGEKVQLFTGAHEIGHLVLHENTVMHRDRAFDGSPLQIPRPPAERQADRFAACFLMPQKLVRERFEFMFCCSGQLRFSDVIAYHLDPINPDRLLYAPKESKERELALARCTRFNNRNLVSLAQQFGVSDSAMAIRIKELDLVRWP